Genomic DNA from Desulfurivibrio alkaliphilus AHT 2:
TCCGTGAGGTCGGCGTCTTCATGGATGGGGACGCCGTGTTCCCGGGCGATGGCGATGAGCTTTTCCGCCACCGTCCCGCTGCCCTTGGCCACCATTTGCGGCGCGCTTTGCTGCTCGGCGTCGTAGCGCAGGGCCACCGCCTTCTTGCGTGGCGGTGTTTTTTGAGGATTTTTGGGAGCCCCGGGTGTCTTGGGTGTCTTGGGAGCCATTGTTTCGTTAACTTGCGGGGTGAAGTTGCTCGCTGCAGATAAAAAAAGAGTGGTTGGCCATGGTGACATTCCTGGGCAAAGGTCGTTTTTCGTGGTAGGAACCACTTTTATCCAAGCTGATCGTTAAATCCCTGTCAATGAAATTTGTCGACACTTACTCATCCTGGAAGTTTACGGGTAAAAAATCATGCGCTTTGCCCAGCAGTTGATCGCCGGCCGGCTGGTGCGGCACTACAAACGTTTCCTGGCCGAGGTGGAGTTGGCCGAAGGTGAGATTATCACCGTGCATTGCCCCAATTCAGGCAGCATGCTGGGCTGCCGGGAGCCGGGCAGCCCGGTGCTGCTTTCGGTTGCCGCCAACCCCAAGCGCAAATATCCGCATACCTGGGAGTTGGTGCAAAGTGATGGCTACTGGGTGGGGATCAACACCGCCCGCACCAATGCCCTGGTGCGGGAAGCCTTGGAAAAGGGGGTTATCGCCGAGTTGCAACCCATTGAGGAGATCCGGGCCGAGGTCAAGGTTTCCGCCCGCAGTCGGCTCGATTTTTGCCTGACTCACCCCGCTTTGGCGGCATCTGCCGGTCAGCGCGAAAAACGGCACACCTACCTGGAGGTCAAAAACTGTACCCTGGTGGAGCAGGGTCGGGCCATGTTTCCCGACGCGGTTACCAGCCGGGGGACCAGGCACCTGGAAGAGCTGTTGCGTCTGTGTCGGGAGGGCCATGCCGCGGCGGTGCTTTTTTGCGTGCAGCACGGCGGCGCCCAATTCTTCACCCCGGCGGCCCACATCGACCCCGCCTATGCCGAAACCCTGGCCCGGGTGGCCGCCGGGGGTGTCGAAATATTGGCCTACCGGGCCACGCCAACCCCGGCGGGGATCACCCTGGACACCCCGCTACCGGTGCATCTGTAAATGATCACGGAGCGTGCCGCCCTACCAGATCAGGTAGAACAGCATAAGGATCAGCAGCACTGAGCAGCAACCGGCCACCGGCCAGGCGGTGAGTTGTTTTTCCCACCGCTGGGCCGGGTTTTGCCAGATGGTGGTGATGGCATGCCACAGCCGTTGCAGCAATTGGTCCAGTTTGCCCACCGCCCGGGCGCTAAAGGTGGCCCCGGCCTGCCAGGTGGTGGCCAGCAGCGTCAGCGGGGCGGATTCCCGGGGGTTGGTGTCCAGTCGGGTCGGCCAGCGGCGCTCAAGAGGCCGGGCCAGGGCCAGGGCAGCCAGCAGCGGCAGCAGGGCGCCGGTCAGTTTGCCCGGCGTCAGCAGCGGGCCGAGGGCCGGCAGCAAGGTGGAGGCCGTGGGCAGGTAAAGGTACCATCCCAGGGGCAGGCCGGAGAGTACCAGCAGGCCCCAGGGCAGCAGCATTGTCCGGGGAGCGGCGGCGGTGTCTGCGGCGTCGGTCTGGTTGTGTTGCCGCCACTGTTGCCGCATCAGAGCCAGGAAGCGCAGCAGCAGCAGGGTGGTGGCCAGCCCGCTCAGTTTCAGCAGCCATTCCCACAGGGCCGGGTCCACCACAGTCCCGGCTCCGCCCAGGGCCAGCAACTGCTCTTTGGCGAAATAACCGCTGGTTAACGGCGCCCCGACCAAGGCCAGGGCCGGCAACAGCAGTCCCAGGGTCAGCAGTTTACCATTGGTTTTGTAAGCGGCCAGGGCCACCGCCAGGAAGAGGGCGCCCTTGGCCAGGCCGTGATGCAGGGCGTAGAGCTTGATGGTTTCAATCGCCCGGGGAAAAAGCTCCGGCACACTCAGCCCCAACCCCAGGGCGGCGGTGATCAGCCCCATCTGGCTGATGCTGGACCAGGCCAGCACACTTTTGGGTTCCTGCCGGGTCATCCCCATGACCGCGCCGTAAAAGGCCGCCGCCACCCCCAGCAGCAGGCAGAGCAGGCCCCACTCCGGCAGGGCGGGGCCGCCGACCGTGGCCTGCTCCGCTGCGGCGGGTGGCGGCGGGGCCAGAAAACGCAGCCAGCCCAGCAGCCCGGCCTTGATCATGGCCCCGGACAGCACGGCGCTGGCCGGCACCGGCGCGGCGGGGTGGGCCAGCGGCAACCAGAAATGCACCGGCAGCATCCCGGCTTTAACCCCGAAACCAAGCAGGAAAAAGAAGGTAAAACTTCCCGGCGGCGGCCCCCCGGCCATGGCCGCCGGCAGGTTGATCAGCCCGTCGGTGGTAAAAATCACCCCCAGCAGCCCGAGGAAAATCAGCACCTCGCCGATGATCACCAGGGTCAGGTAAACCCGCCCGGCCGCCAGGTCGCTTGGCCGGCGGCGGTGAATCACCAGGCCGTAGGCGGCCAGGCCCATGAGGGTGAAAAAGAGGTTGAAGCTGATCAGGTCGCCGGCCAGAATCAGGCCGAAATTGCCGGCCTGGGCCAGCAGAAAAAAGAGCAGAAAGTAATGCCCTCGCCGGTCGCTGGCCAGGTAACCGGCGGCAAACCAGGCGGCGATCAGCCACAGCCAGGCGGTAAAGAGCAGGAAGAGCCGACCGTTGGCATCCAACCGCAACTCACCTCCCAGCAGCAACCAGGGCAGCGGCAGCACCGCCTCGCCGCCGGTCAGCGCCAGGATCAGGGCCGGCAGGGCGGTTAGCGGCGCCAGCCGGCGCACTATACTTCTCGCCGCCGGCCAGACCAGCAGGGCGGCGGCCAGCAGCGGCGCGGTCACCGCCAGGGCGATGAGCAACGGTGGCGGCAGGGCGCTCATGGAAAACCTCCACCAACGATAAACTTTGCCCACGACAACGGGCTGGCCGGGGCAGCGGCCAGCAGGCCGGCGATGATGACCAGCAGGGCGGTGATCAGCGAGGGGATCAGCAGCATGTTGTTGGCCTCCTGCCCCCCTCGCCGGTGGCCGGCCTGGGTCGCCCGCCGTTCCCGTTCCGGCCGCAGCAGCGGTTCCTTAAACCAGATCCGGTGCACCACCGGCAGAAAGTAGGCGGCGTTAAGCAGGGTGCTGATGGCCAGGATGGCCAGAATCCAGGGTTGCCCGACCTCCAGCGCGCCCCAGCCCAGGTACCATTTGCTGAAAAAACCGGCCATGGG
This window encodes:
- a CDS encoding EscU/YscU/HrcU family type III secretion system export apparatus switch protein, which codes for MAPKTPKTPGAPKNPQKTPPRKKAVALRYDAEQQSAPQMVAKGSGTVAEKLIAIAREHGVPIHEDADLTEILSRLDLYQEIPPETYLLVAEILAFIYRTNQEYQ
- the sfsA gene encoding DNA/RNA nuclease SfsA; this translates as MRFAQQLIAGRLVRHYKRFLAEVELAEGEIITVHCPNSGSMLGCREPGSPVLLSVAANPKRKYPHTWELVQSDGYWVGINTARTNALVREALEKGVIAELQPIEEIRAEVKVSARSRLDFCLTHPALAASAGQREKRHTYLEVKNCTLVEQGRAMFPDAVTSRGTRHLEELLRLCREGHAAAVLFCVQHGGAQFFTPAAHIDPAYAETLARVAAGGVEILAYRATPTPAGITLDTPLPVHL
- a CDS encoding complex I subunit 5 family protein is translated as MSALPPPLLIALAVTAPLLAAALLVWPAARSIVRRLAPLTALPALILALTGGEAVLPLPWLLLGGELRLDANGRLFLLFTAWLWLIAAWFAAGYLASDRRGHYFLLFFLLAQAGNFGLILAGDLISFNLFFTLMGLAAYGLVIHRRRPSDLAAGRVYLTLVIIGEVLIFLGLLGVIFTTDGLINLPAAMAGGPPPGSFTFFFLLGFGVKAGMLPVHFWLPLAHPAAPVPASAVLSGAMIKAGLLGWLRFLAPPPPAAAEQATVGGPALPEWGLLCLLLGVAAAFYGAVMGMTRQEPKSVLAWSSISQMGLITAALGLGLSVPELFPRAIETIKLYALHHGLAKGALFLAVALAAYKTNGKLLTLGLLLPALALVGAPLTSGYFAKEQLLALGGAGTVVDPALWEWLLKLSGLATTLLLLRFLALMRQQWRQHNQTDAADTAAAPRTMLLPWGLLVLSGLPLGWYLYLPTASTLLPALGPLLTPGKLTGALLPLLAALALARPLERRWPTRLDTNPRESAPLTLLATTWQAGATFSARAVGKLDQLLQRLWHAITTIWQNPAQRWEKQLTAWPVAGCCSVLLILMLFYLIW